In one window of Agromyces badenianii DNA:
- a CDS encoding DUF3817 domain-containing protein, giving the protein MSPKRLYRTLALAEAVTWTILIVAMILKYAAGVEWAVLVGGSIHGFVFLSYALTAVIVGVNQRWNLGRIAFAVLTAIVPYATIPFELWLVRKGHLEGDWRREKTDHPADGNWVNALLRWFLARPVLLVSLAVVGIAVVFASLLVIGPPGGREA; this is encoded by the coding sequence GTGTCACCGAAACGCCTGTACCGCACCCTCGCCCTCGCCGAGGCCGTCACGTGGACCATCCTCATCGTCGCGATGATCCTGAAGTACGCAGCGGGGGTCGAATGGGCGGTGCTGGTCGGCGGCTCGATCCACGGGTTCGTCTTCCTGTCGTACGCGCTCACGGCCGTGATCGTCGGCGTCAACCAGCGCTGGAACCTCGGCCGCATCGCGTTCGCCGTGCTCACCGCGATCGTGCCCTACGCGACCATCCCGTTCGAGCTGTGGCTCGTGCGAAAGGGCCACCTCGAGGGCGATTGGCGCCGCGAGAAGACCGACCACCCGGCCGACGGCAACTGGGTCAACGCCCTGCTGCGCTGGTTCCTCGCCCGCCCCGTGCTGCTCGTCTCGCTCGCGGTCGTCGGCATCGCCGTCGTCTTCGCGAGCCTGCTCGTGATCGGCCCGCCCGGGGGCCGCGAGGCCTGA
- a CDS encoding shikimate 5-dehydrogenase: protein MPILNKDMSVCISLAGRPSNLGTRFHNFLYDELGLNFIYKAFTTDDIEGAVRGIRALGIRGCSVSMPFKEAVIPLVDVVEPSAAAIESVNTIVNDHGVLTASNTDYEAIAQLIAEHGIDPAQRVLVRGSGGMAKAVVAAFRGAGFADVTVLARNASLGPALAEQYGYAWTPTDPAPGADVIVNVTPLGMQGADASALAFSDEHVAAASVVFDVVAFPAETPLVSAARAAGKLVISGAEVHAMQAAAQFERYTGVPLTRDQVERAAAFSRVE from the coding sequence ATGCCCATCCTCAACAAGGACATGTCGGTCTGCATCTCGCTCGCGGGCCGGCCCTCGAACCTCGGCACGCGATTCCACAACTTCCTCTACGACGAGCTCGGCCTGAACTTCATCTACAAGGCGTTCACGACCGATGACATCGAGGGCGCCGTGCGCGGCATCCGTGCGCTCGGAATCCGCGGATGCTCCGTGTCGATGCCCTTCAAAGAGGCCGTGATCCCCCTCGTCGACGTCGTCGAGCCCTCGGCCGCGGCGATCGAATCGGTCAACACGATCGTGAACGACCACGGTGTGCTCACCGCCTCGAACACCGATTACGAGGCGATCGCGCAGCTCATCGCCGAGCACGGCATCGACCCCGCCCAGCGCGTGCTCGTCCGCGGATCGGGCGGCATGGCGAAGGCCGTCGTCGCGGCGTTCCGCGGAGCGGGATTCGCCGACGTCACCGTGCTCGCACGCAACGCGTCGCTCGGCCCGGCCCTCGCCGAGCAGTACGGCTACGCCTGGACCCCGACCGACCCCGCGCCGGGTGCCGACGTCATCGTGAACGTCACCCCGCTCGGCATGCAGGGGGCGGATGCCTCGGCGCTGGCGTTCTCCGACGAGCACGTCGCCGCGGCATCCGTCGTCTTCGACGTCGTCGCGTTCCCCGCGGAGACGCCGCTCGTCTCCGCCGCTCGCGCCGCAGGCAAGCTCGTGATCAGCGGTGCCGAGGTGCACGCGATGCAGGCCGCGGCGCAGTTCGAGCGGTACACGGGCGTGCCGCTCACCCGCGATCAGGTCGAGCGCGCCGCCGCGTTCTCGCGGGTGGAGTAG
- a CDS encoding MFS transporter produces the protein MTPSTPVDSTSSASTPTVAPPFPWLGLLVLAAAVFLSVTIEMIPTGLLPDMSRELQVGEPLIGLLVTVFAATVVVLTVPLASLTKRVPRRTLIVITLAVLAVSCVLTALAPNYGTVLATRILGGAAHGLFWSVVGAYAGHLVPKEQLARAVSISVAGGSLAFVLGVPLGTALGQAFGWRLAFAGIGALTLLGALLVWRFLPPVRHHAGEADAAPLRLRGDATFVPVLVVCLITAVTMVGAYTFYTYVAPFITDVMGMAPSAISPMLLAYGIAGAVGLLLAGTLLGRRPTVGLAVALIATALGVAGLALFPQVPGVGIACFLLWGTAFGALPPMLNTRLLHSASARIRDAAASFYTTAFNTGIGGGALLGAVLYSVIGLGGLPWVFVALLVCSTAALVWTALVNRVRR, from the coding sequence ATGACGCCGTCAACTCCCGTCGATTCCACTTCTTCCGCCTCCACACCCACGGTCGCGCCACCGTTCCCGTGGCTCGGCTTGCTCGTGCTCGCCGCCGCGGTGTTCCTCTCGGTCACGATCGAGATGATCCCCACCGGCCTCCTGCCCGACATGAGCCGCGAGCTCCAGGTCGGCGAGCCGCTCATCGGCCTGCTCGTCACGGTCTTCGCGGCGACCGTCGTGGTGCTCACGGTGCCGCTCGCGAGCCTCACCAAGCGCGTGCCGAGGCGCACGCTCATCGTCATCACGCTCGCCGTGCTGGCGGTCAGCTGCGTGCTCACGGCGCTGGCGCCGAACTACGGCACGGTGCTCGCGACCCGCATCCTCGGCGGCGCGGCGCACGGCCTCTTCTGGTCGGTGGTCGGTGCCTACGCCGGCCACCTCGTGCCGAAGGAGCAGCTCGCCCGCGCCGTCTCGATCAGCGTCGCCGGCGGTTCGCTCGCCTTCGTGCTCGGCGTGCCGCTCGGCACCGCGCTCGGCCAGGCCTTCGGCTGGCGACTCGCATTCGCGGGCATCGGCGCGCTGACCCTGCTCGGCGCGTTGCTCGTGTGGCGGTTCCTGCCTCCGGTGCGCCACCACGCCGGTGAGGCGGATGCCGCACCGCTCCGGCTGCGCGGCGACGCCACCTTCGTGCCGGTGCTCGTCGTGTGCCTGATCACGGCGGTGACGATGGTCGGCGCGTACACGTTCTACACCTACGTCGCGCCGTTCATCACCGACGTCATGGGCATGGCGCCGAGTGCGATCAGCCCGATGCTGCTCGCCTACGGCATCGCCGGCGCGGTCGGCCTGCTGCTCGCCGGCACACTGCTCGGCCGTCGCCCCACCGTCGGACTCGCGGTCGCGCTCATCGCGACGGCGCTCGGCGTCGCGGGGCTCGCCCTGTTCCCGCAGGTGCCGGGAGTCGGCATCGCGTGCTTCCTGCTGTGGGGCACCGCGTTCGGGGCGCTCCCGCCGATGCTCAACACCCGGCTGCTGCACTCGGCTTCGGCGCGCATCCGTGACGCCGCGGCATCCTTCTACACGACCGCGTTCAACACCGGAATCGGCGGCGGTGCGCTGCTCGGTGCCGTGCTCTACAGCGTGATCGGGCTCGGCGGACTGCCCTGGGTCTTCGTGGCGCTGCTCGTCTGCTCGACCGCCGCGCTCGTCTGGACCGCGCTCGTCAACCGCGTGCGGCGCTGA
- the purL gene encoding phosphoribosylformylglycinamidine synthase subunit PurL has product MTTETPETIAAPTTPVLDTVEVAATTPEKEQPYAALGLKPDEYERIRNILGRRPTSAELAMYSVMWSEHCSYKSSKVYLKQFGKKVTPEMKKNLMVGMGENAGVIDVGEGWAVTFKIESHNHPSYIEPFQGAATGVGGIVRDIISMGARPVAVMDALRFGAIDHPDTARVVHGVVSGISFYGNCLGLPNIGGETWFDPVYQANPLVNALAVGVMRHEDLHLANAKGAGNKVVLFGARTGGDGIGGASILASDTFAEGGPTKRPAVQVGDPFAEKVLIECCLELFAGDLVEGIQDLGAAGISCATSELASNGDGGMAIVLDDVLLRDPTLTPEEILMSESQERMMAIVRPEKLDGFLEVVKKWDVETSVLGEVTDTGRLSIMWHGEEIVNVDPRTVAVDGPVYERPVAYPTWIDALQADTAAKLDRPATPDEIRAQFLQLVGSANQADAAWVTNQYDKYVLGNTALSYPDDAGMVRVDEESGLGVSIATDANGRYSQLDPRQGAKLALAEAYRNVAVSGAVPAAVSDCLNFGSPENPEVMWQFSETVEGLSDGCLELGIPVTGGNVSFYNQTGDVPIHPTPVIAVLGVIDDVARRIPSGWQDDGHNIYLLGDTALELDGSAWAGVVHGHLGGRPPAVDLPGEKRLAELLNAAAIEGLIDSAHDLSDGGLAIALAEAVGRFGLGARVVLDEIAGDAGIDLATVLFSESTGRVIVTVPREDDVKFRGLCEGRDYPVRRIGVTDATSSALEVQGLFTISIDELRSVNRAPLAEAFGPIVGY; this is encoded by the coding sequence GTGACCACCGAAACCCCCGAGACCATCGCTGCTCCGACGACCCCGGTGCTCGACACCGTCGAGGTCGCGGCCACCACGCCCGAGAAAGAGCAGCCGTACGCCGCGCTGGGCCTGAAGCCCGACGAGTACGAGCGCATCCGCAACATCCTCGGCCGCCGCCCCACGAGCGCAGAGCTCGCGATGTACTCCGTCATGTGGAGCGAGCACTGCTCGTACAAGTCGTCCAAGGTGTACCTGAAGCAGTTCGGCAAGAAGGTCACGCCCGAGATGAAGAAGAACCTCATGGTGGGCATGGGCGAGAACGCGGGCGTCATCGACGTCGGCGAGGGCTGGGCGGTCACCTTCAAGATCGAGAGCCACAACCACCCGAGCTACATCGAGCCGTTCCAGGGCGCCGCGACCGGCGTCGGCGGCATCGTGCGCGACATCATCTCGATGGGCGCCCGGCCCGTCGCCGTCATGGACGCCCTGCGCTTCGGCGCCATCGACCACCCCGACACCGCCCGCGTCGTGCACGGCGTCGTCTCGGGCATCAGCTTCTACGGCAACTGCCTCGGCCTGCCGAACATCGGCGGCGAGACCTGGTTCGACCCGGTGTACCAGGCGAACCCGCTCGTGAACGCCCTCGCGGTCGGCGTCATGCGCCACGAAGACCTGCACCTCGCGAACGCGAAGGGCGCCGGCAACAAGGTCGTGCTCTTCGGCGCGCGCACGGGCGGCGACGGCATCGGCGGCGCGTCGATCCTCGCCTCCGACACCTTCGCCGAGGGCGGCCCCACGAAGCGCCCCGCGGTGCAGGTGGGCGACCCGTTCGCCGAGAAGGTGCTCATCGAGTGCTGCCTCGAACTCTTCGCGGGCGACCTCGTCGAGGGCATCCAAGACCTCGGTGCGGCCGGAATCTCGTGCGCCACGTCGGAGCTCGCCTCCAATGGCGACGGCGGCATGGCCATCGTGCTCGACGACGTGCTGCTGCGCGACCCCACGCTCACGCCCGAAGAGATCCTGATGAGCGAAAGCCAGGAGCGCATGATGGCGATCGTGCGCCCCGAGAAGCTCGACGGCTTCCTCGAGGTCGTCAAGAAGTGGGACGTCGAGACGAGCGTGCTCGGCGAGGTCACCGACACGGGCCGCCTCAGCATCATGTGGCACGGCGAGGAGATCGTGAACGTCGACCCGCGCACCGTCGCCGTCGACGGCCCGGTCTACGAGCGACCGGTCGCCTACCCCACCTGGATCGACGCACTGCAGGCCGACACCGCCGCGAAGCTCGACCGCCCGGCCACCCCCGACGAGATCCGCGCACAGTTCCTGCAGCTCGTCGGCTCGGCGAACCAGGCGGATGCCGCGTGGGTGACCAACCAGTACGACAAGTACGTGCTCGGCAACACCGCGCTCAGCTACCCCGACGACGCCGGCATGGTGCGCGTCGACGAGGAGTCGGGCCTCGGCGTCTCGATCGCGACCGACGCCAACGGGCGATACTCGCAACTCGACCCGCGTCAGGGCGCGAAGCTCGCCCTCGCCGAGGCGTACCGCAACGTCGCCGTCTCCGGCGCGGTGCCGGCCGCCGTCTCCGACTGCCTGAACTTCGGCTCCCCCGAGAACCCCGAGGTCATGTGGCAGTTCTCCGAGACCGTCGAGGGCCTCAGCGACGGATGCCTCGAGCTCGGCATCCCCGTCACGGGCGGCAACGTCTCGTTCTACAACCAGACCGGCGACGTGCCGATCCACCCGACCCCCGTGATCGCCGTGCTCGGCGTGATCGACGACGTGGCCCGCCGCATCCCGAGCGGCTGGCAAGACGACGGCCACAACATCTACCTCCTCGGCGACACCGCACTCGAGCTCGACGGCTCCGCGTGGGCGGGCGTCGTGCACGGCCACCTCGGCGGACGCCCGCCGGCCGTCGACCTCCCCGGCGAGAAGCGCCTCGCCGAGCTGCTCAACGCGGCGGCGATCGAGGGTCTCATCGACTCGGCGCACGACCTCTCCGACGGCGGCCTGGCGATCGCCCTCGCCGAGGCGGTCGGCCGCTTCGGCCTCGGCGCCCGCGTCGTGCTCGACGAGATCGCCGGCGACGCCGGCATCGACCTCGCCACCGTGCTCTTCTCCGAGTCGACCGGCCGGGTCATCGTCACGGTGCCCCGCGAAGACGACGTGAAGTTCCGCGGGCTCTGTGAGGGCCGCGACTACCCGGTGCGCCGCATCGGCGTGACCGACGCGACCTCGAGCGCACTCGAGGTGCAGGGCCTCTTCACCATCTCCATCGACGAGCTGCGCAGCGTGAACCGCGCCCCGCTCGCCGAGGCGTTCGGCCCCATCGTCGGGTATTGA
- a CDS encoding NUDIX hydrolase, producing MTDPDGTSYTEAYAASHGRFAVIPAAYVVLLRGDEVLLQLRRGTGYFDEYWACGAAGHVEQGESLLAAAVREAREELGVELDESALTVLTVMHRTGGAPHLAIEERIDVFFSATEWRGDPRPMEDKAAELGWFALDALPDPVVPHELAVLEALRDGRLGPITPYGF from the coding sequence ATGACCGATCCCGACGGAACCTCGTACACCGAGGCGTACGCCGCGTCGCACGGCAGGTTCGCGGTCATCCCGGCCGCCTACGTGGTGCTCCTGAGGGGCGACGAGGTGCTGCTGCAGCTCCGCCGCGGCACGGGCTACTTCGACGAGTACTGGGCGTGCGGCGCCGCGGGACACGTGGAGCAGGGCGAATCCCTGCTGGCGGCCGCGGTGCGCGAGGCCCGCGAAGAGCTCGGGGTCGAGCTCGACGAGTCGGCTCTCACTGTGCTGACCGTCATGCACCGCACCGGGGGCGCCCCGCACCTGGCGATCGAGGAGCGCATCGACGTGTTCTTCAGCGCGACCGAGTGGCGGGGCGATCCCCGGCCGATGGAGGACAAGGCGGCCGAGCTCGGCTGGTTCGCGCTCGACGCGCTGCCCGACCCGGTCGTGCCGCACGAACTCGCGGTGCTCGAGGCGTTGCGCGACGGCCGGCTCGGGCCGATCACGCCCTACGGATTCTGA
- a CDS encoding PLDc N-terminal domain-containing protein — translation MDGMFGWNIMAALVALLYLAVIVWVVSQIVRSAELNELERWVWAIAVICFPLLGSIVWFIAGPHPFGIRLARGPR, via the coding sequence ATGGACGGCATGTTCGGCTGGAACATCATGGCGGCGCTCGTGGCGCTGCTGTATCTCGCCGTCATCGTCTGGGTCGTCTCGCAGATCGTCCGAAGCGCCGAGCTCAACGAGCTCGAGCGATGGGTCTGGGCCATTGCGGTGATCTGCTTCCCGCTCCTCGGATCGATCGTGTGGTTCATCGCCGGGCCGCACCCGTTCGGCATCCGCCTCGCTCGCGGCCCTCGGTAG
- a CDS encoding pilus assembly protein CpaE yields MISRELALALRNAGLSWHPESGDRFQLDLPESVEAEVEADVFTVSEMTIEPQRFPTDTVLGFNGTTEWALDSVSIGDAVWLPREDQLRELLRSTFRALRRLDDSFEVEIELGGERRRFEHPDVSEAYGLALLELIGRSR; encoded by the coding sequence GTGATCAGCCGCGAGCTCGCGCTCGCGCTCCGCAACGCGGGGCTCTCCTGGCATCCGGAATCGGGCGACCGGTTTCAGCTCGACCTGCCCGAATCGGTCGAGGCGGAGGTCGAGGCCGACGTGTTCACCGTCAGTGAGATGACGATCGAGCCGCAGCGGTTTCCGACCGACACGGTGCTGGGGTTCAACGGCACGACCGAGTGGGCGCTCGACTCGGTCTCGATCGGCGACGCGGTCTGGCTGCCCCGCGAAGACCAGCTGCGGGAGCTGCTGCGCTCCACCTTCCGGGCGTTGCGGCGTCTCGACGACTCCTTCGAGGTCGAGATCGAGCTCGGCGGCGAGCGGCGGCGCTTCGAGCATCCGGATGTCTCCGAGGCCTACGGTCTCGCCCTGCTCGAGCTCATCGGGCGATCACGATGA
- a CDS encoding alcohol dehydrogenase catalytic domain-containing protein, translating to MHTVERVGELDVIVKPSPVAMVWNEPGRPHDALAAPGVRLAPGEALVEVELATICGSDVHTVRGDRAAAAPLVLGHEQVGRVVAIGEGAVRADGSLLELGDRVVWSVTVSCGECDRCRRGLTQKCRSLAKYGHERVHRGWELSGGFATHVQVRAGTAIVRVSETLPAAVAAPASCATATAMAALDAAAERVELAGALVLVTGAGQIGLSVAAMAIESGAEVIVADPDASRREFARRIGAVPVDPNAKGASPDRLEAVLTRFEARGFREVVVAVEASGAATAVRTVFDVVGVGGVAVIIGSGAPGAEVSVDPESIVRRLVSVTGVHNYSAPQLVRAVEFLERSWQPLRLDELVGATHPLTEIDLALDEAATGRYVRVGVAPGRRPV from the coding sequence ATGCATACCGTGGAGCGGGTCGGCGAGCTCGACGTCATCGTGAAGCCCTCGCCCGTGGCCATGGTCTGGAATGAACCGGGTCGGCCGCACGACGCGCTCGCCGCACCGGGAGTGCGACTCGCCCCGGGCGAGGCGCTCGTCGAGGTCGAACTCGCGACGATCTGCGGATCCGACGTGCACACCGTGCGTGGCGATCGAGCGGCCGCCGCGCCGCTCGTGCTCGGACACGAACAGGTCGGCCGGGTCGTCGCCATCGGCGAGGGCGCCGTGCGGGCCGACGGGAGCCTGCTCGAACTCGGCGACCGCGTCGTCTGGTCGGTCACCGTCAGTTGCGGTGAGTGCGACCGCTGCCGACGCGGCCTCACCCAGAAGTGCCGCTCACTCGCGAAGTACGGGCACGAGCGCGTGCACCGCGGCTGGGAACTCTCGGGCGGATTCGCAACCCATGTGCAGGTGCGAGCCGGCACCGCGATCGTGCGAGTGAGCGAGACGCTGCCGGCCGCGGTCGCCGCGCCGGCCTCGTGCGCGACGGCGACGGCCATGGCTGCGCTCGACGCGGCCGCCGAGCGGGTCGAGCTCGCCGGCGCGCTCGTGCTCGTGACCGGCGCCGGCCAGATCGGACTGAGCGTCGCGGCGATGGCGATCGAGTCGGGGGCCGAGGTCATCGTCGCCGATCCGGATGCCTCTCGGCGTGAGTTCGCCCGCCGGATCGGTGCGGTGCCGGTCGATCCCAATGCCAAGGGGGCCTCGCCCGACCGGCTCGAAGCGGTGCTCACGCGGTTCGAGGCACGCGGATTCAGGGAGGTGGTCGTGGCCGTCGAGGCATCCGGGGCGGCCACCGCCGTTCGCACGGTGTTCGACGTCGTCGGTGTCGGCGGTGTCGCAGTGATCATCGGCAGCGGCGCCCCCGGGGCCGAAGTGAGCGTCGACCCCGAGTCGATCGTGCGGCGACTCGTCTCGGTCACCGGGGTGCACAACTACTCCGCACCGCAGCTGGTGCGGGCCGTCGAGTTCCTGGAGCGGTCGTGGCAACCGCTGCGGCTCGATGAACTCGTGGGGGCGACGCATCCGCTGACCGAAATCGATCTCGCACTCGACGAGGCGGCGACCGGGCGGTACGTGCGGGTCGGAGTCGCGCCGGGCCGGCGACCGGTGTGA
- a CDS encoding HAD family hydrolase, whose protein sequence is MTSNPTAGLSADEIAERDELAELAEPGETDSRDLYVDLDDLDEQFDDLGDDLDEDEESSDIELIVFDLAGMTVADGVVVERAFALAVERSGIVAVEALEPALEFVRDTMGQSKIGVFRVLAGGDEELAQRGNAAFEGAYAELVASEGIAEIVGAADVVKELHGAGASIAITTGFSPETRDLILDELGWHDLAALVLSPADAGRGYPHPDLPLTALLRTEASAVDAMVVVGDTASVIESGVNAGAGWVVGVLSGAHDRDALEAAGADAVIDAITELPALLGLRGE, encoded by the coding sequence ATGACCTCGAATCCCACCGCCGGACTCTCCGCTGACGAGATCGCCGAACGCGACGAGCTCGCCGAACTCGCCGAGCCGGGCGAGACCGATTCCCGTGATCTGTACGTCGACCTCGACGACCTCGACGAGCAGTTCGACGATCTCGGCGACGACCTCGACGAAGACGAGGAGTCCAGCGACATCGAGCTCATCGTGTTCGACCTGGCCGGCATGACCGTCGCAGACGGCGTCGTCGTCGAACGGGCCTTCGCGCTCGCCGTCGAACGCAGCGGCATCGTCGCGGTCGAGGCGCTCGAACCGGCGCTCGAATTCGTGCGCGACACGATGGGCCAGTCGAAGATCGGCGTGTTCCGGGTGCTCGCCGGCGGCGACGAGGAGCTTGCGCAGCGCGGCAACGCGGCGTTCGAGGGCGCATACGCCGAGCTCGTCGCGAGCGAGGGAATCGCCGAGATCGTCGGTGCGGCCGACGTCGTCAAAGAGTTGCACGGCGCCGGGGCATCCATCGCCATCACCACCGGCTTCTCGCCCGAGACCCGCGACCTGATCCTCGACGAACTCGGGTGGCACGACCTCGCCGCGCTCGTGCTGTCGCCGGCCGACGCCGGCCGCGGCTACCCGCACCCCGATCTGCCGCTCACGGCGCTGCTGCGCACGGAGGCGAGCGCGGTGGATGCGATGGTCGTCGTCGGCGACACGGCGAGCGTCATCGAGTCGGGTGTCAACGCCGGGGCCGGCTGGGTCGTCGGCGTGCTGAGCGGCGCCCACGACCGCGACGCGCTCGAGGCGGCAGGAGCCGACGCCGTCATCGACGCCATCACCGAGCTGCCCGCGCTGCTCGGTCTCCGGGGCGAGTAA
- a CDS encoding SDR family NAD(P)-dependent oxidoreductase, producing the protein MSWYPPALPPLAGKRYLITGANAGLGFFTAARLAGAGANVVLAGRSPERLEAAMAAIRCARPEASVEPLVIDLASLDSVRAGAGRLLHRPPLDGVVTNAGMVHTPGARLESPDGNELVLATNVLGHFALLARLLPHLVPGARIVALGSLSSRLSTFRIDDLQLTRGYDFWRAYAQSKIASQVFAFELDRRLRAADSPVSSLVAHPGYSISGRTPRVPGVNEPTPGARFADALQAAWAQGKHRGAEVTLHALTAAEVEGGQFWGPRFRTKGEPTLQHPTRTSRDAAIGARFWAFAEQATGTTFAVGA; encoded by the coding sequence GTGAGCTGGTACCCGCCCGCGCTTCCGCCGCTGGCGGGCAAGCGGTACCTCATCACCGGCGCGAATGCCGGGCTCGGGTTCTTCACCGCGGCACGGTTGGCGGGAGCCGGAGCCAACGTCGTGCTCGCCGGGCGCAGCCCCGAGCGGCTCGAGGCGGCGATGGCGGCGATCCGCTGCGCGCGCCCGGAGGCATCCGTCGAGCCCCTCGTGATCGACCTGGCGTCGCTCGACTCGGTGCGGGCCGGCGCCGGGCGACTGCTGCATCGCCCGCCGCTCGACGGCGTCGTGACGAACGCGGGCATGGTGCACACGCCCGGCGCCCGCCTCGAATCGCCCGACGGCAACGAACTCGTGCTCGCCACGAACGTGCTCGGCCACTTCGCCCTGCTCGCCCGGCTGCTGCCCCACCTCGTGCCCGGTGCCCGCATCGTCGCGCTCGGCTCGCTCTCGAGCCGGCTCTCGACGTTCCGCATCGACGACCTGCAGCTGACCCGCGGCTACGACTTCTGGCGGGCGTACGCGCAGTCGAAGATCGCCTCGCAGGTCTTCGCCTTCGAGCTCGACCGGCGGCTTCGGGCAGCGGATTCCCCGGTGTCGAGCCTCGTCGCCCACCCGGGTTACTCGATCAGCGGCCGCACCCCGAGGGTGCCCGGAGTCAACGAGCCGACCCCGGGCGCACGGTTCGCCGACGCGTTGCAGGCGGCTTGGGCGCAGGGAAAGCACCGCGGCGCCGAGGTGACCCTGCACGCGCTCACCGCGGCCGAGGTCGAGGGCGGCCAGTTCTGGGGGCCGCGCTTCCGCACGAAGGGCGAGCCGACCCTGCAGCATCCGACACGCACGTCGAGGGATGCCGCGATCGGCGCCCGCTTCTGGGCCTTCGCCGAGCAGGCCACCGGCACGACGTTCGCGGTGGGGGCATGA
- a CDS encoding chorismate mutase: MTDGSFDERDAAMSELLGIRSSIDNIDAALIHLLAERFKFTQQVGRLKATHGLPPSDPDRERRQIARLRNLAVDAHLDPAFAEKWFNFVVDEVIQHHVELANGAGAPGTADEL, translated from the coding sequence ATGACTGACGGGTCCTTCGACGAACGCGACGCCGCGATGAGCGAGCTGCTCGGCATCCGATCGAGCATCGACAACATCGACGCGGCCCTCATCCATCTGCTCGCCGAGCGGTTCAAGTTCACGCAGCAGGTGGGGCGGCTGAAGGCGACGCACGGCCTGCCGCCGAGCGATCCCGACCGCGAACGGCGCCAGATCGCCCGGCTCAGGAACCTCGCGGTCGACGCGCACCTCGACCCCGCGTTCGCCGAGAAGTGGTTCAACTTCGTCGTCGACGAGGTCATCCAGCACCACGTGGAGCTCGCCAACGGCGCGGGTGCGCCGGGCACCGCAGACGAGCTGTGA
- a CDS encoding ABC transporter ATP-binding protein has translation MTRTVVRATGLTKRYGAFTAVDGVDFALEENRIYGLLGRNGAGKTTIMQMLTGQLFPDAGALDVFGREPAEHADVLRRMCFIAESQRYPESFKAAHVFKAAPWFFENWDAAFAEQLVSDFRLPLNRYIKKLSRGQLSAVGVIVGLASRAPLTFFDEPYLGLDAVARHNFYDRLLEDYAEHPRTIVLSTHLIDEVANLLEHVILIDQGRILFDRDADELRGSATTVAGPRAAVESFVADRPVIGREGLGGLASATIDGRLDQGERIKAAELGLELAPVSLQQLIIHMTGTDLSADSTEQEVAA, from the coding sequence ATGACCCGCACAGTGGTGCGTGCGACCGGCCTCACCAAGCGCTACGGCGCGTTCACCGCGGTCGACGGGGTCGACTTCGCGCTCGAGGAGAACCGCATCTACGGGCTCCTCGGCCGCAACGGCGCCGGCAAGACCACGATCATGCAGATGCTCACGGGCCAGTTGTTCCCGGATGCCGGCGCGCTCGACGTGTTCGGCCGCGAGCCCGCCGAGCACGCCGACGTGCTGCGCCGCATGTGCTTCATCGCCGAGTCGCAGCGCTATCCCGAGAGCTTCAAGGCGGCGCACGTGTTCAAGGCGGCGCCGTGGTTCTTCGAGAACTGGGATGCCGCGTTCGCCGAGCAGCTCGTCTCCGACTTCCGCCTGCCACTGAACCGCTACATCAAGAAGCTCTCTCGCGGCCAGCTCTCTGCGGTCGGCGTCATCGTCGGCCTCGCCTCGCGCGCGCCGCTCACGTTCTTCGACGAGCCCTACCTCGGGCTCGATGCCGTCGCGCGGCACAACTTCTACGACCGCCTGCTCGAGGACTACGCCGAACACCCCCGCACGATCGTGCTCTCGACCCACCTGATCGACGAGGTCGCGAACCTGCTCGAGCACGTGATCCTCATCGACCAGGGCCGCATCCTGTTCGATCGCGACGCCGACGAACTGCGCGGGTCCGCCACGACCGTCGCGGGTCCGCGAGCCGCGGTCGAGTCGTTCGTCGCCGACCGGCCCGTCATCGGCCGCGAGGGCCTCGGCGGACTGGCATCCGCCACCATCGACGGCCGCCTCGACCAGGGCGAGCGCATCAAGGCTGCCGAGCTCGGACTCGAACTCGCGCCCGTCTCGCTCCAGCAGCTCATCATCCACATGACCGGCACCGACCTGAGTGCCGACTCGACCGAGCAGGAGGTCGCAGCATGA
- a CDS encoding GntR family transcriptional regulator, translating to MDESRPIFIQIAEQIENDIIDGTLPEGSQIPSTNEFAAFLRVNPATALKGVTRLVDDGIVEKRRGIGMFVTTGARERLIERRRVGFAAEYLRPLIIEAEKLGIGIDELAGMLRAERIQS from the coding sequence ATGGACGAATCACGTCCGATCTTCATCCAGATCGCGGAACAGATCGAGAACGACATCATCGACGGAACCCTGCCCGAGGGCAGCCAGATCCCCTCGACGAACGAGTTCGCTGCGTTCCTGCGCGTCAACCCGGCCACAGCACTGAAAGGGGTGACCCGCCTTGTCGACGACGGCATCGTGGAGAAACGAAGGGGCATCGGCATGTTCGTGACGACCGGCGCCCGTGAACGGCTCATCGAGCGCCGGCGGGTGGGCTTCGCCGCCGAATACCTCAGACCACTCATCATCGAGGCCGAGAAGCTCGGCATCGGCATCGACGAACTCGCGGGCATGCTCCGCGCGGAAAGGATCCAATCATGA